A window from Micromonospora terminaliae encodes these proteins:
- the dnaG gene encoding DNA primase, with protein MYAEEVAEMAGRIRDEDIALVRERTSIAEVISDTVTLKSAGGGNLKGLCPFHDEKSPSFNVSPARNVWYCFGCGAGGDAIKFLMDAEHLSFVESVERLAARAGIQLRYVEDDRSAPRPRPQQGQRQRLVAAHAAAVEFYRAQLTTAGARRAREFLAQRGFDRAAAERYGCGFAPDAWDLLTKHLRQQGFTHDELVTAGLSRPSRSGSLIDRFRRRLMWPIREITGDVIGFGARKLFDDDDGPKYLNTPETPIYKKSHVLYGIDQAKREIAKQGKVVVVEGYTDVMACHLADVPTAVATCGTAFGADHISVLRRVLFDSDERAGEIIFTFDGDAAGQKAALRAFEDDQRFVGRTFIAVSPDNMDPCELRLAKGDLAVRDLVARREPLVDFALRHMINRFDLDTVDGRVEAMRRAAPLVAKIKDREKRPEYVRKLAGDLGMEIEPVQRAVLAAANGQAAGAAAAPARPAPAAPTVDSPLSMVEREALKLALQEPVLAGPMFDAVEAAAYRHPVHAALRAAIAAAGGVATAAGGAVWIEQVRDACDDLAGQALVGELAVEPLRIDGEPDPRYVSITMARLQWGSVTGRIKDLKSKIQRINPVSNKDEYFALFGELLSLEQHARALREQAAGGL; from the coding sequence ATGTACGCCGAGGAGGTGGCGGAGATGGCGGGGCGGATCCGGGACGAGGACATCGCGCTGGTCCGCGAGCGCACCTCGATCGCGGAGGTCATCTCCGACACGGTGACGCTCAAGTCGGCCGGCGGGGGCAACCTCAAGGGTCTCTGCCCGTTCCATGACGAGAAGAGCCCCTCGTTCAACGTCTCGCCCGCCCGCAACGTCTGGTACTGCTTCGGCTGTGGGGCCGGCGGCGACGCGATCAAGTTCCTCATGGACGCCGAGCACCTGAGCTTCGTCGAGTCCGTCGAGCGGCTCGCCGCCCGCGCCGGCATCCAGCTGCGCTACGTCGAGGACGACCGCTCGGCCCCGCGTCCCCGCCCGCAGCAGGGGCAGCGCCAGCGCCTGGTGGCCGCGCACGCGGCGGCCGTCGAGTTCTACCGCGCCCAGCTCACCACGGCCGGCGCCCGGCGGGCCCGGGAGTTCCTCGCCCAGCGGGGCTTCGACCGGGCCGCCGCCGAGCGCTACGGCTGCGGCTTCGCCCCCGACGCCTGGGACCTGCTCACCAAGCACCTGCGCCAGCAGGGCTTCACCCACGACGAGCTGGTCACCGCGGGGCTGTCCCGCCCGTCCCGCTCGGGCAGCCTCATCGACCGGTTCCGCCGCCGCCTGATGTGGCCGATCCGCGAGATCACCGGCGACGTGATCGGCTTCGGCGCCCGCAAGCTCTTCGACGACGACGACGGCCCGAAGTACCTGAACACCCCCGAGACCCCGATCTACAAGAAGTCGCACGTCCTCTACGGCATCGACCAGGCCAAGCGCGAGATCGCCAAGCAGGGCAAGGTGGTGGTGGTCGAGGGCTACACCGACGTGATGGCCTGCCACCTGGCCGACGTGCCGACGGCGGTGGCGACCTGCGGCACCGCGTTCGGCGCCGACCACATCTCCGTGCTGCGCCGGGTGCTCTTCGACAGCGACGAACGGGCTGGCGAGATCATCTTCACCTTCGACGGCGACGCCGCCGGCCAGAAGGCGGCCCTGCGCGCCTTCGAGGACGACCAGCGCTTCGTCGGGCGCACCTTCATCGCGGTCAGCCCCGACAACATGGACCCGTGCGAGCTGCGCCTGGCCAAGGGCGACCTGGCGGTCCGCGACCTGGTCGCCCGGCGCGAGCCGCTGGTCGACTTCGCGCTCCGCCACATGATCAACCGGTTCGACCTGGACACCGTCGACGGCCGGGTGGAGGCCATGCGCCGGGCCGCCCCGCTGGTCGCGAAGATCAAGGACCGGGAGAAGCGCCCCGAGTACGTCCGCAAGCTCGCCGGCGACCTCGGCATGGAGATCGAGCCGGTGCAGCGCGCCGTGCTGGCCGCCGCCAACGGGCAGGCCGCCGGCGCGGCGGCCGCCCCGGCCCGCCCCGCCCCGGCCGCGCCCACCGTGGACAGTCCGCTGTCGATGGTCGAGCGGGAGGCGCTGAAGCTCGCCCTCCAGGAGCCGGTGCTGGCCGGCCCGATGTTCGACGCGGTCGAGGCGGCCGCCTACCGGCACCCGGTGCACGCCGCGCTCCGAGCGGCCATCGCCGCGGCCGGCGGGGTGGCGACCGCGGCGGGCGGCGCGGTGTGGATCGAGCAGGTCCGCGACGCCTGCGACGACCTGGCGGGCCAGGCGCTCGTCGGCGAGCTGGCGGTGGAGCCGCTGCGCATCGACGGCGAGCCGGACCCG
- a CDS encoding helix-turn-helix transcriptional regulator, with the protein MSEVVHNRIAVLRAERGISRRQLADALGVHYQTVGYLERGEFRPSLHLALRIAAYFQVPVEVVFSIEPFPRIGDAATGAGRTA; encoded by the coding sequence ATGAGCGAGGTCGTGCACAACCGGATCGCCGTGCTGCGCGCCGAGCGGGGGATCTCCCGGCGGCAGCTCGCCGACGCGCTGGGCGTGCACTACCAGACGGTCGGCTACCTGGAGCGGGGCGAGTTCCGGCCCAGCCTGCACCTGGCGCTGCGGATCGCCGCCTACTTCCAGGTGCCCGTCGAGGTGGTCTTCTCCATCGAGCCGTTCCCGCGGATCGGCGACGCCGCCACCGGAGCCGGCCGCACGGCGTGA
- a CDS encoding ABC transporter permease produces MNPTMAAVRAGFRRGGIELRNTFSNGQDLWNYAFPTVALLVTMFFMRGATVPGTSFSLGARTLPSALGMGLAFGGMLVLASQLVMEREEGTLLRAKATPNGMLGYLIGKVTLMSTVALLSMLLQLVPALFYLDGLRVTSASAWFTLLWVAVLGLVATLPIGAVLGALIENPRNFGLIMLPNMGLIALSGIFYPINGYPGWLQGIAQVFPIYWLGLGMRSALLPDDMAAVELGGSWRHLETFGVLGAWAVLGLVLAPVVLRRMARRESGSRVAARRERAMQRVG; encoded by the coding sequence ATGAACCCGACCATGGCGGCCGTCCGGGCCGGTTTCCGGCGCGGCGGGATCGAGCTGCGCAACACCTTCAGCAACGGCCAGGACCTGTGGAACTACGCCTTCCCGACGGTGGCACTGCTGGTCACGATGTTCTTCATGCGCGGCGCGACCGTGCCCGGCACGTCCTTCTCACTCGGCGCCCGCACGCTGCCCAGCGCGCTCGGCATGGGCCTGGCGTTCGGCGGCATGCTGGTCCTCGCCTCGCAGCTCGTCATGGAGCGTGAGGAGGGCACGCTGCTGCGGGCCAAGGCCACCCCGAACGGGATGCTCGGCTACCTGATCGGCAAGGTCACCCTGATGTCGACGGTGGCGCTGCTGAGCATGCTCCTCCAGCTCGTCCCCGCGCTGTTCTACCTCGACGGGCTCCGGGTGACCAGCGCCTCGGCCTGGTTCACCCTGCTCTGGGTGGCGGTGCTCGGCCTGGTCGCGACCCTGCCCATCGGCGCGGTCCTCGGCGCGCTGATCGAGAACCCGCGCAACTTCGGGCTGATCATGCTGCCGAACATGGGCCTGATCGCCCTGTCCGGCATCTTCTATCCGATCAACGGCTACCCGGGGTGGCTCCAGGGCATTGCGCAGGTCTTCCCGATCTACTGGCTAGGGTTGGGCATGCGCTCGGCGCTGCTGCCCGACGACATGGCCGCCGTCGAGCTCGGCGGCTCCTGGCGCCACCTGGAGACCTTCGGGGTGCTCGGGGCGTGGGCGGTGCTCGGGCTGGTGCTGGCCCCCGTGGTGCTGCGGCGGATGGCCCGGCGCGAGTCCGGCTCGCGGGTGGCGGCCCGCCGCGAGCGAGCCATGCAGCGGGTCGGATGA
- a CDS encoding ABC transporter ATP-binding protein, which produces MTAVELPGVATAPHPPDEDLVLDVRDLRMRYGTVDVLHGVDLAARRGEVLALLGPNGAGKTTTIEILEGFRLRSAGSVRVLGVDPGRGDERWRARLGVVLQSWRDHGKWRVRDLLAHLGDFYAPYATGRIARPWPVDDLLDTVGLTAQANQRVARLSGGQRRRLDVAVGIVGRPELLFLDEPTVGFDPAARREFHELVHRLADLDETTILLTTHDLDEAEKLADRIVILAGGRIIADGSPDELSRRVAGDAEIRWTRDGERFVHATADATGFLRDLLREHGDRVQELEVRRASLEDAYMALVYEEESGVRSGRADRVWQQGSDR; this is translated from the coding sequence ATGACTGCGGTCGAACTGCCGGGAGTCGCCACGGCTCCCCACCCGCCCGACGAGGATCTGGTCCTCGACGTCCGCGACCTGCGCATGCGGTACGGCACCGTCGACGTGCTGCACGGAGTCGACCTCGCCGCCCGGCGCGGCGAGGTGCTCGCCCTGCTCGGCCCCAACGGCGCCGGCAAGACCACCACCATCGAGATCCTGGAGGGCTTCCGGCTGCGGTCGGCCGGGTCGGTCCGGGTGCTCGGCGTCGACCCCGGCCGGGGCGACGAGCGCTGGCGCGCCCGGCTGGGCGTGGTGCTCCAGTCCTGGCGCGACCACGGCAAGTGGCGGGTCCGGGACCTGCTGGCCCACCTCGGCGACTTCTACGCGCCGTACGCCACCGGCCGGATCGCGCGGCCGTGGCCGGTCGACGACCTGCTGGACACGGTCGGCCTCACGGCGCAGGCGAACCAGCGGGTGGCCCGGCTGTCCGGCGGCCAGCGCCGCCGGCTCGACGTGGCGGTCGGCATCGTGGGCCGCCCGGAGCTGCTGTTCCTCGACGAGCCGACGGTCGGCTTCGACCCGGCCGCCCGCCGGGAGTTCCACGAGCTGGTGCACCGCCTCGCCGACCTGGACGAGACGACCATCCTGCTCACCACGCACGACCTGGACGAGGCCGAGAAGCTGGCCGACCGGATCGTCATCCTGGCCGGCGGCCGGATCATCGCCGACGGCTCGCCGGACGAGCTGTCCCGCCGGGTCGCGGGCGACGCGGAGATCCGCTGGACCCGGGACGGCGAGCGGTTCGTGCACGCCACCGCCGACGCCACCGGCTTCCTGCGCGACCTGCTCCGCGAGCACGGGGACCGGGTGCAGGAGCTGGAGGTCCGCCGGGCCAGCCTGGAGGACGCGTACATGGCGCTGGTCTACGAGGAGGAATCCGGTGTCCGGAGCGGCCGGGCCGACCGGGTGTGGCAGCAGGGGAGTGACCGATGA
- a CDS encoding BCCT family transporter: MAEQVREDRPVERADRVVLGLGVAGVLAVVAWGILGGGSLAAFGKSGLAWVISTFGWFFVVAADAFLVLSVVLAASRFGRIRLGADDDEPEFSTLAWVSMMFSTGMGIGLVFYAVAEPIQHYAAPPPAAGVQPQTGAAAAAAMQYTLFHWTLHPWGIYAVAALALAYSTFRKGRGSRISAAFAPLLGARAYGPAGQAIDLLAVFATVFGSATSLGLGALQVAAGLDSATGVPDSTGIELVVIAALTAAFVVSAFTGLHKGIKWLSTSNVVLAVALMVFVFVAGPTIYTLEVLPASVGDYLSHLVVMSTRTGAFSDPAWLGSWTIFYWAWWISWAPFVGIFIARISRGRTVREFVTGVLLVPSGASIVWFAIMGGTALRVQRTGTRDLVADVGASAENALFGLLHALPLATVTTALAAVLVALFFVTGADSAALVLGSLSSRGALRPHRGVVVLWGVLIGAVAAALLLAGGLAALQQATILVALPFVVVMLGLAVALVREMAVDPAVRPRPGPRRSGLAAAVRAARSYQEENPPPVTRWFHRPGR; encoded by the coding sequence ATGGCGGAGCAGGTGCGCGAGGACCGGCCGGTGGAGCGTGCCGACCGGGTGGTGCTCGGTCTGGGCGTGGCCGGCGTGCTGGCGGTGGTGGCCTGGGGAATCCTGGGCGGCGGGTCCCTGGCGGCGTTCGGCAAGTCCGGGCTGGCCTGGGTGATCAGCACCTTCGGCTGGTTCTTCGTGGTGGCCGCCGACGCCTTCCTGGTGCTGTCCGTGGTGCTCGCCGCGTCCCGGTTCGGCCGGATCCGGCTCGGCGCCGACGACGACGAGCCGGAGTTCAGCACGCTGGCCTGGGTGTCCATGATGTTCAGCACCGGCATGGGCATCGGCCTGGTCTTCTACGCCGTCGCCGAGCCGATCCAGCACTACGCCGCGCCGCCACCCGCCGCCGGGGTGCAGCCGCAGACCGGGGCGGCCGCCGCGGCGGCCATGCAGTACACCCTGTTCCACTGGACGCTGCACCCGTGGGGCATCTACGCCGTCGCGGCGCTGGCCCTGGCGTACTCGACCTTCCGCAAGGGGCGCGGCAGCCGGATCTCGGCGGCGTTCGCGCCGCTGCTCGGCGCCCGGGCGTACGGGCCGGCCGGGCAGGCCATCGACCTGCTGGCGGTCTTCGCCACCGTGTTCGGCTCGGCGACCAGCCTCGGGCTGGGCGCGCTCCAGGTGGCGGCGGGCCTGGACAGCGCCACCGGCGTGCCGGACAGCACCGGGATCGAGCTGGTGGTGATCGCCGCGCTCACGGCCGCGTTCGTGGTCTCCGCGTTCACCGGGCTGCACAAGGGGATCAAGTGGCTGTCGACCAGCAACGTGGTGCTGGCGGTGGCACTGATGGTCTTCGTCTTCGTGGCCGGCCCGACCATCTACACGCTGGAGGTGCTGCCCGCCTCGGTCGGCGACTACCTCAGCCACCTGGTGGTCATGTCCACGCGCACGGGGGCCTTCAGCGACCCGGCCTGGCTGGGCTCGTGGACCATCTTCTACTGGGCCTGGTGGATCTCCTGGGCGCCGTTCGTGGGCATCTTCATCGCCCGGATCTCGCGCGGCCGTACGGTCCGCGAGTTCGTCACCGGGGTGCTGCTGGTGCCCAGCGGGGCCAGCATCGTCTGGTTCGCGATCATGGGCGGCACCGCGCTGCGGGTGCAGCGCACCGGCACCCGGGACCTGGTGGCCGACGTCGGGGCGAGCGCCGAGAACGCGCTCTTCGGGCTCCTGCACGCGCTGCCCCTGGCGACGGTCACCACGGCGCTGGCGGCGGTGCTGGTGGCGCTCTTCTTCGTCACCGGCGCCGACTCGGCCGCCCTGGTGCTCGGTTCGCTCAGTTCCCGGGGCGCGCTGCGGCCGCACCGGGGGGTGGTGGTGCTCTGGGGCGTACTCATCGGGGCGGTCGCCGCGGCGCTGCTGCTGGCCGGTGGCCTGGCCGCGTTGCAGCAGGCCACCATCCTGGTGGCGCTGCCGTTCGTGGTGGTCATGCTGGGCCTGGCCGTCGCTCTCGTGCGGGAGATGGCCGTCGACCCGGCGGTGCGGCCACGGCCCGGCCCGCGCCGGTCCGGCCTGGCCGCCGCGGTGCGCGCCGCCCGGTCGTACCAGGAGGAGAACCCGCCGCCGGTGACCCGTTGGTTCCACCGGCCCGGACGCTGA
- a CDS encoding acyltransferase family protein, with protein MSGTSGARIAYQPALDGVRALAVAAVLAFHGGVAALPGGFLGVDAFFVLSGFLITSLLLAEHRETGRIDLVAFWGRRLRRLLPALLLVLVVVLLVSRRLMPGTELGALRWDELAALGYVANWRMANRDGDYFTATGSPSPLQHTWSLGIEEQFYLLWPLLLIALLAWAARRGTATPGRRLGAALPVVLLGAAGSALAAAARFTPDALDRVYYGTDTRAVALLVGAALALLLARRSTAATTRPARHRVLGALAVAGAAVTAWCWATADGGDAWLYRGGLTVAALAVAAVIGHAVVSPASPTARLLALAPLVWLGRISYGVYLWHWPLFQWLTAGRTGLTGIALIAARCAVTLAVATGSYLLVERPIRQARRLPRPAPALAGTAVAGVAAVAVLGTVPPAPPPNPAIALDAPSPTAGAPTAVPPVQRPGRRPGPPRITFLGDSVSWSLGTYLPEQEKLTVSVRAVQGCGIARLPEVRYVGDPHPNYPGCEHWDDRWRKGVRADDPDVAVILLDRWELMDRRLDGRWQHVGEPAYDRYLAGELDRAVDIASTRGTHVTLLTAPYTRRAERPDGGLWPEDDPARVDAWNRLVRAAADRHHATVLDLNRRACPEGRFTWEAGGVRVRSDGLHFTPEGVQRWIAPWLLPQLYRLAVRGA; from the coding sequence GTGTCGGGTACGAGCGGGGCGAGGATCGCGTACCAACCGGCGCTGGACGGTGTCCGCGCGCTCGCGGTGGCGGCCGTCCTCGCCTTCCACGGCGGGGTCGCGGCCCTCCCGGGCGGCTTCCTCGGGGTGGACGCGTTCTTCGTGCTGTCCGGGTTCCTGATCACCTCGCTGCTGCTCGCCGAGCACCGCGAAACCGGCCGCATCGACCTGGTCGCGTTCTGGGGCCGGCGGCTGCGCCGCCTGCTTCCCGCCCTGCTGCTGGTGCTGGTCGTCGTGCTGCTGGTCTCCCGCAGGCTGATGCCCGGCACCGAACTCGGCGCGCTGCGCTGGGACGAGCTGGCCGCGCTCGGGTACGTCGCGAACTGGCGGATGGCCAACCGGGACGGCGACTACTTCACGGCCACCGGGAGCCCGTCGCCGCTGCAACACACCTGGTCGCTCGGCATCGAGGAGCAGTTCTACCTGCTCTGGCCGCTGCTGCTGATCGCGCTGCTGGCCTGGGCGGCCAGGCGGGGCACGGCCACGCCCGGCCGCCGGCTCGGCGCCGCGCTTCCGGTCGTCCTGCTGGGCGCGGCCGGCTCCGCGCTCGCCGCCGCGGCCCGGTTCACGCCGGACGCGCTGGACCGCGTCTACTACGGCACCGACACCCGGGCCGTCGCCCTGCTGGTCGGCGCCGCGCTCGCCCTGCTGCTGGCGCGCCGGAGCACGGCGGCGACGACCCGGCCGGCCCGCCACCGGGTCCTCGGGGCACTGGCGGTGGCCGGGGCCGCCGTGACCGCCTGGTGCTGGGCCACCGCCGACGGCGGTGACGCGTGGCTCTACCGGGGCGGCCTCACCGTGGCCGCCCTCGCGGTGGCGGCCGTCATCGGCCACGCGGTGGTGAGCCCGGCCTCCCCGACCGCGCGGCTGCTCGCCCTGGCGCCGCTGGTCTGGCTCGGGCGGATCTCCTACGGCGTCTACCTCTGGCACTGGCCCCTGTTCCAGTGGCTGACCGCCGGGCGGACCGGGCTGACCGGGATCGCCCTGATCGCCGCCCGGTGCGCGGTCACGCTGGCCGTCGCCACCGGGTCGTACCTGCTGGTGGAGCGTCCGATCCGGCAGGCCCGGCGGCTGCCCCGGCCGGCGCCCGCGCTGGCCGGCACGGCGGTGGCCGGCGTGGCCGCGGTCGCGGTGCTCGGCACCGTGCCGCCCGCCCCGCCGCCGAACCCGGCCATCGCCCTCGACGCGCCGTCCCCGACGGCCGGCGCGCCCACCGCGGTGCCTCCCGTCCAGCGCCCCGGGCGGCGGCCCGGCCCGCCCCGGATCACCTTCCTCGGCGACTCCGTCTCCTGGTCGCTCGGCACCTACCTGCCGGAACAGGAGAAGCTCACGGTCAGCGTGCGGGCCGTGCAGGGCTGCGGCATCGCCCGGCTCCCCGAGGTGCGGTACGTCGGCGACCCGCACCCGAACTACCCGGGCTGCGAGCACTGGGACGACCGCTGGCGGAAGGGCGTACGCGCCGACGACCCGGACGTGGCGGTCATCCTGCTCGACCGCTGGGAGCTGATGGACCGCCGGCTCGACGGTCGCTGGCAGCACGTCGGCGAGCCGGCGTACGACCGGTACCTCGCCGGGGAGCTGGACCGGGCGGTCGACATCGCGTCGACCCGGGGCACCCACGTGACCCTGCTGACCGCGCCGTACACCCGACGGGCGGAACGACCGGACGGCGGCCTCTGGCCGGAGGACGACCCGGCCCGCGTCGACGCGTGGAACCGGCTGGTGCGCGCGGCGGCGGACCGGCACCACGCCACCGTGCTCGACCTCAACCGGCGGGCCTGCCCGGAGGGCCGGTTCACCTGGGAGGCCGGCGGGGTGCGGGTACGCAGCGACGGGCTGCACTTCACGCCGGAGGGCGTGCAACGGTGGATCGCCCCGTGGCTGCTCCCCCAGCTCTACCGGCTGGCCGTGCGGGGGGCGTGA
- a CDS encoding siderophore-interacting protein → MTEQRPKNLTAATVVRTERPTPHLIRLVLGGAELAGLPVGAYTDHYVKFVFPPAGVRYPHPTDLATIRREFPAQQWPRLRAYTVRAWDAAAGELTVDVVHHGDEGLAGPWAAGLRPGDRVLFTGPGGAYAPDPTADWHLLAGDESALPAIAAALERLPAGAPAKVYVEVSGPADELPLPSAGAVELRWLHRAGRPVGEPLVEAVRALDFPPGRVHAFVHGEAAAVKELRRLLRVERGVPRGDLSISGYWRRGMDDEGWRSTKAAWNAQVEAEESAVIAA, encoded by the coding sequence ATGACGGAGCAGCGCCCCAAGAACCTGACCGCCGCCACGGTCGTCCGGACCGAGCGGCCCACCCCGCACCTGATCCGCCTCGTGCTCGGCGGTGCGGAGCTGGCCGGCCTGCCGGTGGGCGCCTACACCGACCACTACGTGAAGTTCGTCTTCCCGCCGGCCGGGGTGCGCTACCCGCACCCGACCGACCTGGCCACCATCAGGCGCGAGTTCCCGGCGCAGCAGTGGCCGCGGCTGCGGGCGTACACGGTGCGGGCCTGGGACGCGGCGGCCGGCGAGCTGACCGTGGACGTGGTGCACCACGGCGACGAAGGACTGGCGGGGCCGTGGGCGGCCGGGCTGCGTCCCGGCGACCGGGTGCTGTTCACCGGCCCCGGCGGTGCGTACGCCCCGGATCCGACGGCCGACTGGCACCTGCTGGCCGGGGACGAGAGCGCGCTGCCGGCGATCGCCGCCGCGCTGGAGCGGCTGCCCGCCGGGGCGCCCGCCAAGGTCTACGTCGAGGTGAGCGGCCCTGCCGACGAGCTGCCGCTGCCCAGCGCGGGCGCGGTCGAGCTGCGCTGGCTGCACCGCGCCGGGCGCCCGGTGGGCGAGCCGCTGGTCGAGGCGGTCCGCGCGCTGGACTTCCCGCCCGGCCGGGTGCACGCCTTCGTGCACGGCGAGGCCGCGGCGGTCAAGGAGCTGCGCCGGCTGCTGCGGGTCGAGCGGGGCGTGCCCAGGGGCGACCTGTCCATCTCCGGCTACTGGCGGCGCGGCATGGACGACGAGGGCTGGCGCTCCACCAAGGCGGCCTGGAACGCCCAGGTCGAGGCCGAGGAGTCGGCGGTCATCGCCGCCTGA
- a CDS encoding deoxyguanosinetriphosphate triphosphohydrolase has protein sequence MSAGPGLDAARLVTEAPKDTGYGRSPYERDRARVLHSAAFRRLAAKTQVHTAGTDDFLRTRLTHSLEVAQIAREMGARLGCDPDVVDTAGLAHDLGHPPFGHNGEDALDALAAGCGGFEGNAQTLRVLTRLEAKVLGPDGRSAGLNLTRASLDAVAKYPWERRPGRRKFGVYADDRPVFAWLREGAPPGDRRCLEAQVMDWADDVAYSVHDVEDGIHGGYVSLRPLLVDADERRALCADVAAAYSGEAPEDLGEVLAELLAEPVLAPLAAYDGSHRALAALKTTTSVLTGRFVSTVVAATQERHGPGPHRRYAADLVVPRRIRAQCALLKGIALRYVMRRPGAGPRYAQQQEILADLVAALLDRAPDALDPVFAPLWRAAPDDAARLRVVVDQVASLTDPAALAWHGRLVTLR, from the coding sequence TTGAGCGCCGGACCCGGGCTCGACGCGGCGCGCCTGGTCACCGAGGCGCCCAAGGACACCGGGTACGGGCGGTCGCCGTACGAGCGGGACCGCGCCCGGGTGCTGCACTCGGCGGCGTTCCGCCGGCTCGCCGCGAAGACGCAGGTGCACACCGCCGGCACCGACGACTTCCTGCGCACCCGGCTGACCCACTCGCTGGAGGTGGCGCAGATCGCCCGGGAGATGGGCGCCCGGCTCGGCTGCGACCCGGACGTGGTGGACACCGCCGGGCTGGCCCACGACCTCGGCCACCCGCCCTTCGGGCACAACGGCGAGGACGCGCTGGACGCGCTCGCCGCCGGGTGCGGGGGCTTCGAGGGCAACGCGCAGACGCTGCGGGTGCTCACCCGGCTGGAGGCCAAGGTGCTCGGCCCCGACGGCCGCTCCGCCGGGCTGAACCTGACCCGCGCCTCGCTCGACGCGGTCGCCAAGTACCCGTGGGAGCGCCGGCCCGGCCGGCGCAAGTTCGGGGTGTACGCCGACGACCGCCCGGTCTTCGCCTGGCTGCGCGAGGGCGCCCCGCCCGGCGACCGGCGCTGCCTCGAGGCGCAGGTCATGGACTGGGCCGACGACGTGGCGTACTCGGTGCACGACGTCGAGGACGGCATCCACGGCGGTTACGTGAGCCTGCGCCCGCTCCTGGTGGACGCCGACGAGCGGCGGGCGCTCTGCGCCGACGTGGCGGCCGCGTACTCCGGGGAGGCGCCCGAGGACCTGGGCGAGGTGCTGGCCGAGCTGCTCGCCGAGCCGGTGCTCGCCCCGCTCGCCGCGTACGACGGCAGCCACCGGGCCCTGGCCGCGCTGAAGACCACCACGAGCGTGCTCACCGGCCGCTTCGTGTCGACCGTGGTGGCCGCCACCCAGGAGCGCCACGGCCCCGGCCCGCACCGCCGCTACGCCGCCGACCTCGTCGTGCCGCGCCGCATCCGGGCCCAGTGCGCGCTGCTGAAGGGCATCGCCCTGCGCTACGTCATGCGCCGCCCCGGCGCCGGCCCCCGCTACGCCCAGCAGCAGGAGATCCTCGCCGACCTGGTGGCCGCCCTGCTCGACCGGGCCCCGGACGCGCTCGACCCGGTCTTCGCGCCGCTGTGGCGGGCCGCGCCCGACGACGCGGCCCGGCTGCGCGTGGTGGTCGACCAGGTGGCCTCGCTCACCGACCCGGCCGCCCTGGCCTGGCACGGCCGCCTGGTGACCCTCCGCTGA
- a CDS encoding VOC family protein: MTSVWENLTVDAQDPSRLAHWWAEALGYQVISDKPDEVEIRRTPDTLPGIVFVPVSGPKEGKNRLHIDLRPADLEAEVERLVDMGARHVDIGQGEVDWTVLSDPEGNEFCVLRQRG; this comes from the coding sequence ATGACCAGCGTCTGGGAGAACCTGACGGTCGACGCCCAGGACCCGTCCCGGCTCGCCCACTGGTGGGCGGAGGCGCTCGGCTACCAGGTGATCAGCGACAAGCCGGACGAGGTGGAGATCCGCCGCACGCCCGACACGCTGCCCGGCATCGTGTTCGTCCCGGTCAGCGGCCCCAAGGAGGGCAAGAACCGGCTGCACATCGACCTGCGCCCGGCCGACCTGGAGGCCGAGGTGGAGCGCCTCGTCGACATGGGCGCGCGGCACGTCGACATCGGCCAGGGCGAGGTGGACTGGACCGTCCTGTCCGACCCGGAGGGCAACGAGTTCTGCGTCCTGCGGCAGCGGGGATGA